GCCGGAAATCGTGAAGTCCTATTGCGATGCGATCAACGCGGCCCACACCGGGAGCAAGCTGGCATCCTTCCGCGACACCGCCCCGGATTTCACGCCGATGGTTCCGGAGATGCGCTGCTTCTACGGCGTGGAATCGCTGGCCCGCACCCGCCGGGTCCGTGCCGCCGCCGATCTTTCCTTCGGTGGAGGCGACGGTCCGCGCGACGACGAGGACGACACGCTCCAAGCCCTGAAGGAGCGCCAGCGACTGGCCCTGACGCCACAGCGCGCGGCGCGCCTCGTCGCCCGCCTGCTGGATGAAGTCGCGGCCAGCATCGGCACGGAGACGATCAAGTCCGCCAGCATCGATGACGTGCTCGATCTGCTCGCCACCGCCGCCTACGACCACGCCACCATGGCGGATGGCCGGGTGCTGCGCTGGGCCGCCGATGGCCCGCGGCGGCTGGATGGCCTCGAGCCCGGCGCGATCCCCATGGACGAGCAGTCCGACTGGACCATCGAACGATTCACCCTCACCCGCCAAGCATGAGCGATTCCGATCCCTACTGGCCGCGCTTTTGGCCGGATGTCCCCGACTCCGACCGCGCCCCGCTGCGCGAGATCATGGCCGAGCTGCTCGGCCGCGGCACTTTGCTCGGCACGGATGGCAGCGGCCGCGATCTCTTCCTGCTGGCCCGCGATCACTATCAGGAGCATCTCAAGGACTACCTCGCACCACTCGGCCTGGAGCTGATCGTCGATGACGACTTCTACCTTTTGCAAGCGCGCCCCCGCCCCGAGGCATGCCTCCTTCTCGCGCAGTTCACGAAGGACGAGACGCTCCTGCTGCTCGTCCTTTGGCGTGCTTGGGACGACCACCGCACCACGCGCGCGGAGCAGTCCGTGATCATCACCGTGGATGACCTGTGGCAGCGCTTCAAATCGACCTTCGAGAACATCGAGCCGCCGGAAAAGACCCACGTGGAAAACATGCTGGCCCGGATGAAACGCCATCGCCTCGTCCGCACCCAGCGGCCGGATCCGAATGCGCCCATCGGTGAAACCTTGATCGAAATCCTGCCCAGCCTCGCGCGCACGATTCCCTTCGACTCGATCGAGTCCTGGCTCGCCCGTGTCGCCCTCTACCAACCGCAGTCCACCGCGGAAGCTTCCCCTTGAGTCCTGTCATGCGTGTCCACCTCAGTCGCATCGTCGCCATCAACTGGTATGGCTACCGGGACTTCATCGATGTCTCCGGCCTCACCCTCATCACCGGTGCCAATGGCTCCGGGAAGAGCGCGTTGCTCGACCTGCTGCAATTCGTGATGCTCGGCGAATCGCTCAGCCGCTTCAACAAGGCGGCAGCCGGTGCCGGCAGCGGGCGCACCTTGCGCGGCTACTGCCTCTGCGATACGAATACCGTCGGCAAGGATGGCCAGGAGCGCTTCCTCCGGCCCAGCGGTGTGACCTTGGCCGCGCTCGAATTCGTCTGGCCGGCGACCGCTGGCGAGGAGGAGCCGCGACGAGAAACCTGGGGCGCACGCATCGAATACGAGGGCCCCACCGCCAAGCCGCGCACGCTTTGGTTCTGCGTGCCGGCCCGCTTGCAAAAGGACGACTTCCTCGCTCCGCAACTGCTGGACGATGCGGTGGCGTTCCTTTCCGAGGAAGAATTCCGCGTGCACGTCCGCCGCGATCTGGAAGGCGATGTCTGGGACCGCCAGGCCAGCTATCTGGAAGAGATGGGCTCGCGCAGCCACCTCGGCTTCGACCGCGTCCAGATGAACAAGACCTTGCCGAACTCGATGGCCTTCCAGCCGGTCGAGAGCTTCGAGAAGTTCATCCGCGAGTATTTGTTAGAGCCGGGCTTGCCGGATGTGAAGGCGGTGCGCGCCAGCGTAGACGCCCACCGTCGTGCGAAGGACCGCTTGGACACGATGCATGACCAGCACCAGCGGCTGGTCCGGATCTGCGACCAGCACGCCGCGTATTTGAATGCTTCGCGCGAGGCAGTCTTGTTCGGGCATTTGCGCGACGCCTTGGTTCACGAGGAGAAGCGCGAGGCCTTGGAAGCCCGCCAGGCCAAGATCGAACAACTCCGCCGGCAAAACGAGGAGCAGCGCGCTGACCACGACTCGGCGATCGACGAGCGCAACGAACTCCAGCAGCAGCTCGATGCCGTGCGACTGGTCGCCGGCAATGACGCCCAGATCGCTCACCTCGCCCAAGGCCGCGCGCGCCGTGACGAGGTCGGCAAGGAGATCGACCAGTTGCGCGAAGCCGCCAAGACCGCGCGCCAGTTCCTTCACGACAAAACCCAGCACTGGAAGCAGTGGCTGAAGCACGCGGAAGAGCTGGGACTGGAAGAGCCGGAGCAGGCTGCCGGGTGGATGAAGGAGATGCAGGGCGCGGATGAAGCCCCGGCACTCGATGCCGCCTCGCGGATGGCCCGGATTTATCGTTTGTTAGAGAGCGAGGGCGAAGAGCGCCTGCGGCCGATCGAAGAGAAACTCAAGGATCAGGAAGCCCGTGAATCGCGGCTCAAGCGCGAGCTCGACGATCTGGCGAACAAGGGCAGCACGTTTTCCTCGCCCCTGCTCGATGCCTTGCGCTCGCGTGGCCAGAAGGCCGCGGCACTCGGCCGGGTGATCGAGGTGAAGCCGGAAGCCGAGCCGTGGTGGCCGCTGTTAGAGACCCTGCTCGATTCGAACCGCCAGGCCGTGCTCGCCGAGGATTTCACCGCCGCATGGGACCAAGCCCAGCGCTTGGGGCACATCGATGAGCCGCTGGTCAACACCGCCGAACTTGGCAAGGCCGGCAAGGCTGACAAGACCAAGGCCGGCAGCATCGCGGCCTTGTTCGATACCTCGCACGAAAACGCGCGGGCTTATCTCGATCATCTCTACGGCGACCTCGTCGCGGTGGAAAAAGCCAAACAGCTCGACAAGCATCCGCGCGCGCTTTCGAAGGACGGCTGGCTGAAGGATCCGCCGCTGCGCCTGCACCTCACCCCTTCCAAGGAATTCACCATTGGCGAGGAAGGCCTGCGGCGTTTGCGCACCTTGCGCGAGGAAGAGCTGGAAGGCGTGCGCGAGGAACTGTCGCGGCTGAATCGTTCACGCGACGATTGGAAGACCTGGCTGCACCGCGGCAAGCAATGGCGGCTCGACGAAGCGGATGCTCCGCCGGGCACCTCAGGCCTGCGCGACCTGCCGCGTCTGAAGAAAGAGGCGCAGGGCCTCGATGAGACAATCCGCCTGCTGGCCACGCCCGAGCGCGAGGCGACGGTCGAGAAGCTGCGGGTGCTCGACCGGACTTTCCAAGGAGTCATCGAGCGCATCGGTCGCCTGAATGGCTCGCTGTCGAAATTCGAACAGCAGGAGCGCGAGCAATTGGACGCGATCACAACCTCGCAGGAAGAAGAGCAAACCGCCCTCCATGAACGCCGCCTGAGCCGCGAACGCCTGACGGGAGTTCGCGATGCGGAGATCGAGTCCCAGATCGAGTCGGCCCGCGAGCAGTTTCCCAAATGGCAGCAGCGCATCGACGCGGTGCGCGAGTTCGCGGAGATGCAGCGCCGTGGTGCTGAGAAGGCCCGCGACAGCCGCGATCTGGAGCGCAATGCGCTGGCGGAAAAACATCCGGACACCGCCGAGTTCTTCGATCCCGCGGACGATGAGAACGGCCGCTACGACGCCCGTCGTCGCGAATTGGAAGAGCACGAACTCGAGCGCTACCGCATCGAAGCCGAAGACGCGCAGAAGCAGTGGGAAGACCGCCTGCAGCATCAGGTGCTCGATGTCCTCAAGGAGAAGCTCGACGAAGCCGAGCGCACCAAGCGCGAGCTGAACAAGGCGATGGACCACGTGATCGGCGGCATGCGCTACCAACTCTCGATGCGTGCCGACCGCACCCACAGTGCGATCTGGACCCTCGTGGACAAGGGCCTCAATCCCGCGATGGAACTCTTCGCCGCCGGCGGCAAGGAAGACATCGAGAAGGCCAAGCAAGCCCTGATGCTCGCGATCGAAAACGCGGAAGACCCGCGTCATCAGAAGGCGCTCGACTACCGCTACTATCACCACTGGGATATCCAGGCGACACCCGCAGGCAAGGGCGAAGGCTCCGCCATCTCGCTCAACAAGAGCGCCAAGAAACAGAGTGGCGGCGAGAACCAGGCCCCCTTCTTCGTCGCCATGCTCGCCGCCTTCCAGCGTGTCTATGACCTCGGAAAGAAGGACCTTCGCCGCAACCTCGGCCTCGTGGTCATGGACGAAGCCTTCTCAAAGCTCTCCGGCGACCGCATCGATGCCTGCCTCGCACTCGCGCGGAACTTCGGCCTGCAACTCGTCATGGCCTTCCCGGAAGACCGTCTGCCAACGATGATCCAGCACGCGCAAACCGTGGTACAAGCCAAGGTCGAGCGCGCCTACGACGATCAGACCGGCACCGTCACCAACATCCGCAACTGGTGCGTGCGCGTCGATCGCAAGAAACTCATCGAAGCGCTGTCATGAAGCAACTGCATCCCGCGTGGCTCGTCGAACTGCACCGTCAGTGGTTCGCAGCGCGTGGGAAGCGGCTCGATGGAAAGTCCCGCGCGTTCTCCCGCGACTGGCACCGGCTTCTCGATGACGCCGGGATCACCTCTGCCGAAGATGTCGCGACGGCGGAGCGTGAAGCGGGAAAGCTGCACGACGCGGGCAAGATCATCTTGGCGAGGCATCGCTACCGCCGCCATCTGATCGAACGCCTCTCGCTGCCCGTTTCATCGGAGGCCTGGCTGCGTGACCTCTTCACCACGGCGGCACCCGAAGACCTTCGCCAACAAAGCCTCGCTCACGTCCGGGAGGCCTCGACACGAAGCCATCCGCGGTTCCCGGACACGTGGCGGGAATGGCTGGACTCGGTCGGCACGGCATTCGAAGCGGGACGCCACGTCCGTCCGCTCGCTTGGAATCGTCCCGGTCTCGTCCTTCAGATGCTGGACCTGACCTTCGGTCTCACCGCCCGGAAGTGGCCCGAGGAAACGCTCATCCGTGAAGCGAGCGTGGAGATGGGCCATGAGTCGAAGCATCTGGAGCGCTCCCGGCGGATCGCCGAGGCCTGTTTGGCATCCATGTTCCTGAGGCCCACCTCATTGGCCGCGCTCGGGATCTTGGGAAGCCAGCCGCGGATAGAGATTGCCGGAGAACTGGTCCTTCATCTTCCCGACGGAGACGCCTTGAAGATTGACGGATTCAAGGGCTGCTATCACCTCACCACAGATCTACTGCGGGCGGTCAAGGCCACCACACCCGCAAAGAGAATCCTCACCGTCGAAAACACGAAGACCACGCTACGCAGGATCGCTTCCCTGAACGCGGACAAGGAAACCCTGATTCTCGCCTGCGCCTATCCGACCCAGGGACTGCAGCGACTGATCGAGTTGCTTCCGTCGGAGCTTCCCATCCATCACTTCGGCGACACCGACCCGGCGGGCTTTCAGATCCTCTCAAAGCTCCGCCAGGCGATCGCCCCGCGTCCCGTTGCTCCCTTCCTGATGCATCGGCGAGAGCGCAGCGAGCCCCGTCCTCTCACGACCTACGACCGGGGGATTCTTCCTGCTCTCCTCGTCGATCCTTGGCTGGAGGATGTCAGAACCCAGCTTGAGTCGATTTCCGCCAGCAACGACAAAGGCGATTTCGAACAAGAAACGTTGGGCCGCCCCGAACTCCGCGAGTGGCCCTTTTACAGAATTCATCCGGCTGCAGAACTCCCGGCCGCCGGCAGCAGGTCGCCGGATCGGCCGGGAGATTAAAATCCGGTTACCGGCTCAGAGCCCCAACAACGCCTCGATCTCGCTCTTCGAGAGGGCGCGGTCGCCGTTCTTGTTGAACTCGTCGAATTTCTTGCCGGCGGCATCCTGGTCTGACTCGCCGGCGAGGTATTCGTCGCGCGAGACCGAGTTGTCCTTGTTCGAGTCCTTCTGCTTCAGGAACTCCTTCACGGCATCGCGCTTGCGTTCCTTCTCCGCCTTCTCCTGTTTCTTGCGCTCTTCCTCCTTCTTCGGGTCCTCCTTTTCACGGGGAGCGGCTCCGATTTGTGCGGGGATGATCAGGGCGGCCAAAAGCAGGGCGATGGTGGTGGTTTTCATGGGTTTGCAGGTTTTGAGTTTGGGGATGGGACCCAAATGGGGGGAAGCCCACGGAACAGAGTCCGCAAACGCCTCGCGTTTGAATCCACAAAGGAGACCATCGGCCAAATCGGACTGAAAGGCAACGCACCGAATTCGCGAGGACGTCATGCTACCCAAACGCGTTTGAGACAAACCAAGACGCTTAGCCCGCCGGAAGCACCCGCGCTGTGACAGGCCGGGTGCCGAGTAACTTGGCCGCCGCCTGCTTCACCTCGCCCGGCGTGATCGTCTGGAAGATCGCCGCGACCTCGCGGTGATGGGTCACGGGGAGCCCGAACAGCACGTCGATGGCCGCCAACCGCGCGATCGATCCCGGCGATTGCAGGCCGAGCGCGAGGCTGGAAAGCACGGTCGCCCGCACCCGCTCGAAGGCATCCTCTGGAATGCCGTCTTCGGCGATCTTGGAAATCTCCGACACCAATTCGCGCTGGGCCAGATCGACCTGCGACGGATCGGTCGCCAGGTAGAAGCCGAAGAAGCCCGCATCGTGACCGTGGAACTGGGTCGCACCGACTTGATACGCCAGCCCCAGTTCCTCGCGGATGCGGATGAAAAGCGGCCCGGCCATGTCAGTGCACCATTCCTGGATCATCCGCAGCGCGAACCGCTCCGGCGCGAGCGCCGAGCATCCGGGATAGGCGAGCGCCAGCACCGCCTGCTTTTTCGGCAAGAACGCCTCGATCTCGAAATCCCCGCGAACCGTCGCCGACGGAGGAACCCATGGCGTCCCCATCGGCAGGCGGCCGATCCCTTCCGCGAGCACTTCCCGCGCATGGACGAGGTCGAAGTCACCGGCGAGGGCGACGACCGTATTGCTGCCTTGGAAATGTCGCGAGTGGTGAGCCGACAGTGCGAATCGATCCAGCCCCGCCAGCGAGGCCTCCGTGCCGAGCGCGTGGATCCCGTAGCCAATGCCATCGAAAAGATGCGCCCGCGCGAGCCGGAAGGCCGTCGAAAGCGGATCCTCCATCGCCTCTCGTAGCGACGCGGTCTGGCTCGCCTTCTCCCGTTCGATCGAATCGCCGTGGAAGGCCGGCTCCACCAGCACCTCCGCGAGCAGCGGCAGCAGGGTCGAAAGATCCGGCGAAAGCCCGCCCATTTGGGCCAGCAGCGCATTGTTGCCGGAGGCCGCCCCAAGCGTCGCACCGTGGGATTCGAGCAAGCCCGCCAGCTCGGCAGCACTGCGCCGCACCGTGCCCTGGGGCAAGGTGGCCGCGAACAAGGCATTCAGGCCGGCGTTCTCCGGGATCTCGGAGACAAGGCCCGCCCGCACCGCCACCTGCGCGGTGAAGATCGGCACCCGCGGATCCGGCAGCAGCGCAATGGTGGCACCGTTCGGCAGCGTCACGCACTCCGGTTCCGGCCGCACCCGCGTCGCTCGTTTCAAGGTGGCGGGAGCCGGAGCGTCCGCGGGATCGAGGATGGAGAGGCTCATCTGGTCCTCGGTCAGCCGGGCCATGGCTCGGCGGACGTCGGCAGCCGTGGTCGCCTTCAGCGCGGCCAGATACCGCCGGGTGAAATCGAGATCGCGCGCCTCGTGCCAATTCGACGCGAGGTCGGTCGCACGGCCCGAGGCGGTGGTCAGCGACTTGAATTGGCTCGCGGCGATCTGCCGACGGGCCTTCGCGAGGTCGTCATCGAGCGCCGTGCTTGGAAAATCCGCCAGCTCGGCCAGGATCGCGGCGATCAGTTCGTCGCGCTTTTCCGGCACTGCCTCGGCGGAGATGGCAAACAAGCCACCGCGCCCGGCCTGACTCCACGACCAGGCAGAAATCTCCAGCGCCAGCCCGCGCTCCTCGCGGAGGTGACGGTAGAGCCGCGCCGACCTCCCCCTTCCCAGCACCGCCGCGGCCAGATCGTAGGCCGGCACGTCCGGATGCCCCAGCGGCGGGATCTTCCACGCCAGGCTGATCTTGCTGGCGGGTACCGAGAAGGTGGCTCTCCCCCGGCGCGGCCCGAGCTGCACCGGATCCTGCGGCACCACCGGTTCCGCGCCGCTGCCGCGGGCAAATCCTCCAAATAGCGCTTCGATCTGCGCTTTCACCGCTTCCGCATCGAAGTCGCCGGAGAGACACAGGCAGCAGCGGTCCGGCGTGTAGCGCGAACGATGGTAGCCGGTCAGTCCCGGGTAGCTGATTTCATCAAAAAGCCCCCGGTGCCCGATGACCGGGTGACGCCGCGGGTCAGAGGTGAAGGCAGTCGAAAACATCAGCCGGCCCGACACGTCGTCCGGGTCGTCCAGCCCCATGTCGATCTCGCGGCGGATGACGTCCTTCTCCTTCTCAAACTCCTCCTCCGGGAGCGCCGGGGTGAAAACCATCGCGGCCAGCACTTCCAGGAAGGTGCCCAGCCCGCTCGCCGGGCCGTCGATGTAATAAACGGTGCGGTCGAAGGTGGTGTAGGCGTTCCAATGCCCCCCCGCCGCCTGCACCGAGGTGGCGAGTTCGTCCGCGCCAAACCGGCCACCGCCCTTGAAAACCATATGCTCCAGGAAGTGCGAGACGCCTGAGCCCAGCAACGATCCCTCGTGCAGGCTGCCGGTCTCCACCCACACCTGGGCGCTGATCACCGGAGCCGCCGGATCGGGATCGAGGATGACCGTGAGTCCATTCGGCAAGTGGTCGAGAGAGGCGGCTGTGGCAGGGTAGTCCATGAATTTCCGGCTTGGACGGAGAGAAATGGAGGATACACCCGTGTCATGCAACGGTGGATCGTGCTCGGCGCGCTGGTTCTCTCCCTCCTCGGGAGCGGGCTGATGTTCGGCTATTGGAAAGTTCACCAAAGTCGCCCTGACCGCCAATGGGTTCCCATCCCCTTTAATCCCGAGTCGACGCAGGAGCAGCGCGACAAGAGTGTCGAGGATCTCCGCAAGGCCCTGCTGACCGAAACCGTGCTCACCGGCATCGTCCGCGACTGCGACATCACGTCGAAATGGAAGCTCGAATCGGAGCAGGCGGCCGTCGAGGAACTCAAGCGCCGGGTGATCATCGAAGAGGGCGAAACCGTCCTCAGAGGCATCCCCACCGCCACCCTCAATATCGGCTTCAAGGGCAACGTCGGCGAACAGTCCGAGCTGAAAATGCTCGCCGAACGCCTGATTGCCGACGTGCAACGTCTGGTCACCCAAAGCGCTCCGCCCGCCCCCGCCCCCGCCCCCACTCCCTCCCCGGCCTCGACCTCCACCGAGCCGAAATTCTGAGGGTTGTCAGTAGATGTGGCCGCGGCATCGCTGTCTTGCTCGCTCAATGCCAGCTTCGAGGCGCTGCCCGCATGGCACGGCATGAAAGGCCGCGGCACCAACAAAGCCATCGACCGCGCCGCTCTGGATGAGCCAATGGTGCTCTCGGCGATGCGGAGGTTCTATCCGGAGCCGTAGCAACCAGCATCCACCGGCTACTTAAGATCGTTTCGTCGGATGCGAAGGTTTGACATCGTGCTAAGGTGGGAGTGATGCATCTCCCTCCCCGGCTCCCATGAATTTGCAGCAAGCCCTGGCATTCGGCATTCTCGGCGGGACGATGATTCTCTTTCTCTGGGGACGTCTGCGCTACGACATGGTGGCCCTCCTTGCTCTGCTCGTTTCGATCGCCTGCGGCACGGTGCCAGCGGACAAGGCCTTCTCGGGATTCAGCGATGACATCGTGATCATCGTCGCCAGTGCGCTGGTGGTGAGCGCGGCCGTCGCCCGCTCGGGCGTCATTGAGAGCGCATTGCGAAAGCTCGGCAACCGGGTGGAGAAGGTGCGCTGGCAACTCACGCTGTTAGTCGGCTCGGTCACGTTCCTCTCGGCCTTGGTCAAGAACATCGGAGCCTTGGCAATGCTGATGCCCGCCGCCTTGAAGATGGCGAAGAAGTCGGACAGCTCGCCATCGGTCTTCCTGATGCCGATGTCGTTTGGCTCGCTGCTGGGTGGGCTCATCACGCTGATCGGCACCTCGCCGAATATCATCGTCTCCCGGGTGCGCGAGCAGATCACCGGCGAGGGCTTCCGGATGTTCGACTATGCGCCGGTCGGGATCGGTCTCTCGCTCGTCGGCCTGACATTCCTCCACTTCGGCTACCGGCTGCTGCCCGCGGACCGGCGTGCCGCACCGACCATGGGAGAGGTTCTGGATATCCATGACTACACCACCGAGGCCGTGGTGGCGGAGGACTCGCCCGTGATCGGCCAGAGCGCGGCGGAATTCGTCCTGAGCAATGAGCGCGAAATCAAGATCACCGCGGTGCTCCGGGGCGAGCAGCGCGAACCGATCGCCAAGGTGGCAGGGACTGCCATCGAAGCCGGCGACATCCTCTTGCTGAAGGGTGCCCCAGAGGAACTGGAGCGGGCGATCGCACGCGCCGGACTTCTCCTCGAAGGCCAGCACCGCGCCACAGTGACGGAAACAGCGGGCAATGACATCGGCGTGGCCGAGGCGGTGGTCACGGCAGGATCGCCACTGGTCGGCCAGACGGCGGGCAAGATGGAGCTGCATGAACGCCACCGGGTCAACCTCCTCGCCATCTCGCGCGCCGGTCACCGGCTGACCCAGGGCCTGCGCGACACACGGCTGCGCGGGGGTGACGTGATCGTCCTCCAAGGACCGCTGAACGTGCTGCCCGAGCAGATGCGCGAGCTTGGTTGCCTGCCCCTGGCCGAGCGGCCGATCGCGCTCGGCAATGTTAGGAAAGGCCTGGTGCCGCTGGTGGTGTTAGGAATTGCGATGGCGCTGGCCGCATTCTCCGTGGTCCCCGCGGCGGTGGCTTTTTTCGGTGCCGCAGTGGTGGTGATCCTCTGTGGCGCTCTGCCGCTGCGGGCGGCCTACGATCACATCGAGTGGCCGATCCTCGTGATGCTTGGCGCGCTCATCCCGGTGAGCGAAGCCTTGCAAACCAGCGGCGGCACGGCCCTGGTCTCCAGCTGGCTCTCTTCAGTCGCCTCGGGCCTGCCACCATGGGCCGCGGTCGGCTTGATCATGATCGCGGCCATGGCCGCCACGCCCTTCCTGAACAATGCCGCGACCGTGCTGGTGATGGCCCCCATTGCCGCGATCTTTGCCAAGGACCTGCAGATGAACCCCGACGCCTTCCTGATGGCAGTGGCAGTCGGGGCGGGCTGCGATTTCCTCACCCCGATCGGCCACCAGTGCAACACGCTGGTCATGGGTCCCGGCGGCTATCGCTTCGGCGACTATGCCCGGCTCGGAGCCCCGCTGTCCGCGCTTGTGATCGTCGTGGGCGTGCCGCTGATCCTGCTGGTGTGGCCGGTGTGAGGAAGGATGGTTCCGATCCCTACCGCCGGAGCCAATAAAGGCCCCTGAGCAGAACAGCTCTGGGGCCTTTTCCTTTGTGTCATTGTGTGGCACGGCGCGGCTAACACGCTCAACATGAGTTGATGGAGTAGGCTCACAGGTTCGGAGTGGTGTTGTGTCTTGTTGCGTGGTGTGGCGTGACGTGGTGCAATCGCCTGAAAGCTGATCTGGAAAGCCCACCTGAAAGCTTTGACGATTGCAGCGGCGCGAGGGAAGTGACGGCGGCGGCAACCGGGAGCGAACTGGGCTTATGTAAACCGTCGTTGTTAGGCGCTCCTCGGAATGCCTCATTGCCTCCAAGGCGATCCGAATAGGAACGTTCGCATTCGCCAGCCGGGTGTTGAAGGTCATCCGCGTGGTATGAAGATCAAAGCGGCGTCCGAGTTCGTCTTGGAATGGGATGCCTGCTTTTGCGAGATCGCGCTTCAAAGGATCGAGGCCTTTGAACATCCGCAAGACCCTTTCATCAGGAGCCGCGCTCTTTGAGCGCGCCTCCGTCAACGCGTTCACAAACTCCGGGTGAAGGAAGATGATCGAGCCCTTGCGGTTCTTCTCTATGGTAGCGCGAAGCTTCAGCATGGGAATGCCGCGGACGTCACGTCCGCGATCCGTTCCCACCCACATTCCTCGGCAGGGAGGCGAAGGTAGCGCCCAAGGTTCTCGACGTGCTTCCCATCGCGCCGCTGGTTCTCCTGATCTGACAAGAATGCGTCGAACAGCATCGAGAGCGAGGCTGCCGCAGTTTCACGAATCGGGCGGCTGGGGAGAGATTTGTCCATCCCTGAGCAAGTCGGGCGACTTGGCTCTTGGTTTGACAGTCAGCGGCTTCCGTTGAAGCTTCGCGAAGAAAGCCCGGTGGTCGAGTGTGTTAGATACCCGAATCTGAGTGGGCTAATAAATGCTGTTCGCCTGAAAAAATAAAAGCAAAGATGAGAACTCGAAAAAAACACCTTTGTTTGAGCCCGCTGATAGTGGCTGCCCTAGTTTGCAACTCGATGAAATGCCAAGCATACGAGGTGTGGATGGGGACTCTCGGATGGCAACAAAAGATGCATGACCATCCTGAAGACTGGGCCCGCACGGCGGCATTGGTGGAAGGCCTCAATGTCAATTGGAGCCGCGGAATGCCAGATCCCGGTCGGCTCAAACCGGATTTCAGGGACGAGGTCATCGCGAAGTTCTCAAAAGCGAGAATGAAAGCCAGCCAGGTTATTCCCCACGGGGCTGGGGCGATTACGGACCAGAGCGACTGGCAACGGTCATTTGATCGAGCCGACAGCATGGGCTACAAGCTGGAACATCTCTACACATACAACGGAGGAAAGGGCAAAACGTGGTCGGAGGGCGATCATAAGCTTTTGCGGGCTT
This genomic interval from Luteolibacter arcticus contains the following:
- a CDS encoding M16 family metallopeptidase; translation: MDYPATAASLDHLPNGLTVILDPDPAAPVISAQVWVETGSLHEGSLLGSGVSHFLEHMVFKGGGRFGADELATSVQAAGGHWNAYTTFDRTVYYIDGPASGLGTFLEVLAAMVFTPALPEEEFEKEKDVIRREIDMGLDDPDDVSGRLMFSTAFTSDPRRHPVIGHRGLFDEISYPGLTGYHRSRYTPDRCCLCLSGDFDAEAVKAQIEALFGGFARGSGAEPVVPQDPVQLGPRRGRATFSVPASKISLAWKIPPLGHPDVPAYDLAAAVLGRGRSARLYRHLREERGLALEISAWSWSQAGRGGLFAISAEAVPEKRDELIAAILAELADFPSTALDDDLAKARRQIAASQFKSLTTASGRATDLASNWHEARDLDFTRRYLAALKATTAADVRRAMARLTEDQMSLSILDPADAPAPATLKRATRVRPEPECVTLPNGATIALLPDPRVPIFTAQVAVRAGLVSEIPENAGLNALFAATLPQGTVRRSAAELAGLLESHGATLGAASGNNALLAQMGGLSPDLSTLLPLLAEVLVEPAFHGDSIEREKASQTASLREAMEDPLSTAFRLARAHLFDGIGYGIHALGTEASLAGLDRFALSAHHSRHFQGSNTVVALAGDFDLVHAREVLAEGIGRLPMGTPWVPPSATVRGDFEIEAFLPKKQAVLALAYPGCSALAPERFALRMIQEWCTDMAGPLFIRIREELGLAYQVGATQFHGHDAGFFGFYLATDPSQVDLAQRELVSEISKIAEDGIPEDAFERVRATVLSSLALGLQSPGSIARLAAIDVLFGLPVTHHREVAAIFQTITPGEVKQAAAKLLGTRPVTARVLPAG
- a CDS encoding SbcC/MukB-like Walker B domain-containing protein yields the protein MRVHLSRIVAINWYGYRDFIDVSGLTLITGANGSGKSALLDLLQFVMLGESLSRFNKAAAGAGSGRTLRGYCLCDTNTVGKDGQERFLRPSGVTLAALEFVWPATAGEEEPRRETWGARIEYEGPTAKPRTLWFCVPARLQKDDFLAPQLLDDAVAFLSEEEFRVHVRRDLEGDVWDRQASYLEEMGSRSHLGFDRVQMNKTLPNSMAFQPVESFEKFIREYLLEPGLPDVKAVRASVDAHRRAKDRLDTMHDQHQRLVRICDQHAAYLNASREAVLFGHLRDALVHEEKREALEARQAKIEQLRRQNEEQRADHDSAIDERNELQQQLDAVRLVAGNDAQIAHLAQGRARRDEVGKEIDQLREAAKTARQFLHDKTQHWKQWLKHAEELGLEEPEQAAGWMKEMQGADEAPALDAASRMARIYRLLESEGEERLRPIEEKLKDQEARESRLKRELDDLANKGSTFSSPLLDALRSRGQKAAALGRVIEVKPEAEPWWPLLETLLDSNRQAVLAEDFTAAWDQAQRLGHIDEPLVNTAELGKAGKADKTKAGSIAALFDTSHENARAYLDHLYGDLVAVEKAKQLDKHPRALSKDGWLKDPPLRLHLTPSKEFTIGEEGLRRLRTLREEELEGVREELSRLNRSRDDWKTWLHRGKQWRLDEADAPPGTSGLRDLPRLKKEAQGLDETIRLLATPEREATVEKLRVLDRTFQGVIERIGRLNGSLSKFEQQEREQLDAITTSQEEEQTALHERRLSRERLTGVRDAEIESQIESAREQFPKWQQRIDAVREFAEMQRRGAEKARDSRDLERNALAEKHPDTAEFFDPADDENGRYDARRRELEEHELERYRIEAEDAQKQWEDRLQHQVLDVLKEKLDEAERTKRELNKAMDHVIGGMRYQLSMRADRTHSAIWTLVDKGLNPAMELFAAGGKEDIEKAKQALMLAIENAEDPRHQKALDYRYYHHWDIQATPAGKGEGSAISLNKSAKKQSGGENQAPFFVAMLAAFQRVYDLGKKDLRRNLGLVVMDEAFSKLSGDRIDACLALARNFGLQLVMAFPEDRLPTMIQHAQTVVQAKVERAYDDQTGTVTNIRNWCVRVDRKKLIEALS
- a CDS encoding DUF2220 domain-containing protein; protein product: MKQLHPAWLVELHRQWFAARGKRLDGKSRAFSRDWHRLLDDAGITSAEDVATAEREAGKLHDAGKIILARHRYRRHLIERLSLPVSSEAWLRDLFTTAAPEDLRQQSLAHVREASTRSHPRFPDTWREWLDSVGTAFEAGRHVRPLAWNRPGLVLQMLDLTFGLTARKWPEETLIREASVEMGHESKHLERSRRIAEACLASMFLRPTSLAALGILGSQPRIEIAGELVLHLPDGDALKIDGFKGCYHLTTDLLRAVKATTPAKRILTVENTKTTLRRIASLNADKETLILACAYPTQGLQRLIELLPSELPIHHFGDTDPAGFQILSKLRQAIAPRPVAPFLMHRRERSEPRPLTTYDRGILPALLVDPWLEDVRTQLESISASNDKGDFEQETLGRPELREWPFYRIHPAAELPAAGSRSPDRPGD
- a CDS encoding DUF4194 domain-containing protein; this translates as MSDSDPYWPRFWPDVPDSDRAPLREIMAELLGRGTLLGTDGSGRDLFLLARDHYQEHLKDYLAPLGLELIVDDDFYLLQARPRPEACLLLAQFTKDETLLLLVLWRAWDDHRTTRAEQSVIITVDDLWQRFKSTFENIEPPEKTHVENMLARMKRHRLVRTQRPDPNAPIGETLIEILPSLARTIPFDSIESWLARVALYQPQSTAEASP